A genomic stretch from Argiope bruennichi chromosome 2, qqArgBrue1.1, whole genome shotgun sequence includes:
- the LOC129960152 gene encoding ribitol-5-phosphate transferase FKTN-like, translated as MKKSKLFSIACCFSMCVLAIQILILRRLLQKEVKEKKVDFAHVFISKVLNLSFKHSVPLFLTDPKLFKRIQNGSEEELKSCHFLCPSQKVLHLATIGPLSTQMQKMAFMEAIEGEGFKTRQFSGSDPVLLQHGLNSPIPLHYIISDEFTTIHISVFYERPAKFWWAGGYYPNDKELHDLYELGIRNEDFQMISKPAAFDKVEIHSAAIGKVKIFVPVQQEIFLNYPENTHFIECNYTQARHFHERFGRDESDEAEVFRSKAFKMLSKAKILLDHLKVPFWLSSGTCLGFYRECGFISYSKDVDIGIWIKDYKPEIISAFSTHDLPLTHSFGKVEDSFELSFRDNDLKLDIFFFYEEETYVWNGGTQARTGKKFKYVFPKFQLCWTEFLEMKVRVPCQTEEYIKANYGPKWFEPVKVWDWKSSPPNVLENGQWPFEEWPEVIQLLPLPEQN; from the exons ATGAAGAAAAGTAAGCTTTTCTCTATAGCATGCTGTTTTAGCATGTGTGTTTTAGCAATCCAAATATTGATTTTACGAAGACTTCTTCAAaag gaagtgaaggaaaaaaaagttgattttgcTCAT gtgTTCATATCAAAAGTGTTGAATCTGTCCTTTAAGCACAGTGTGCCATTGTTTCTAACTGATCCTAAACTCTTCAAACGAATTCAAAATGGTAGTGAAGAAGAGCTCAAAAGTTGTCATTTTCTTTGTCCTTCCCAGAAAGTTCTTCATCTAGCCACTATTGGTCCTTTGTCTACACAGATGCAgaaa atggcaTTTATGGAAGCTATAGAAGGGGAAGGATTCAAAACAAGGCAGTTTTCTGGTTCCGATCCAGTCCTTTTACAACATGGCCTGAATTCTCCTATTCCTCTTCATTATATAATTTCTGATGAGTTTACTACTATTCACATTTCTGTTTTCTATGAAAGACCTGCAAAATTCTGGTGGGCTGGCGGATATTATCCTAATGATAAAGAATTACACGATTTGTATGAGCTTGGAATAAGAAATGAGGATTTTCAAATGATCAGTAAACCTGCTGCATTTGACAA AGTTGAAATTCATTCAGCTGCTATTGGTAAGGTGAAAATCTTTGTTCCTGTgcagcaagaaatatttttgaattatccagAAAACACACATTTTATTGAATGTAACTACACTCAAGCTAGACATTTCCATGAAAGATTTGGAAGGGATGAGAGTGATGAAGCTGAAGTATTTCGCTCTAAGGCTTTCAAGATGTTATCCAAGGCCAAGATATTATTAGATCATTTGAAAGTTCCCTTCTGGTTGAGCAGTGGAACATGTCTAG gtTTTTACAGAGAATGTGGTTTTATTTCATACAGTAAAGATGTAGATATTGGAATTTGGATCAAAGATTATAAACCTGAAATAATATCAGCTTTCTCAACTCATGACTTACCCTTAACTCATTCATTTGGTAAA GTTGAAGATAGCTTTGAACTGTCGTTTAGAGATAATGATTTGAAGttagacatatttttcttttatgaagaaGAAACTTATGTGTGGAATGGTGGAACTCAGGCCagaactggaaaaaaatttaa GTATGTGTTTCCAAAATTTCAGTTATGTTGGACTGAATTTTTAGAGATGAAAGTCAGAGTACCTTGTCAGACTGAAGAGTATATAAAGGCAAATTATGGTCCAAAATGGTTTGAACCAGTTAAGGTCTGGGATTGGAAAAGTAGTCCTccaaatgttttagaaaatggaCAGTGGCCTTTTGAAGAATGGCCTGAAGTTATACAGTTACTTCCTTTACCTGAACAAAATTAA
- the LOC129961799 gene encoding solute carrier family 35 member E1 homolog translates to MASDSQAREILYVVLLCFVWYGVSSGNGVILKTVLNDFPYPITVTMVQLLTATVLSGPLFSLWGIRTAIDINRTYYWKLIVPLAFGKFFASVSSHVSIWKVPVSYAHTVKATMPLFTVILSRIILNEKQTTKVYLSLIPIVIGVLIATASEISFDMIGLISALLATMGFSLQHTFSKKVLCETNIHHLRLLHILARLAFLFFMPVWLIYDFRKIMRDDDLFQQKDKFTIYFLLFADGLCNFAQNIVAFSLISLVSPLTYSVCNTAKRISVIAVSLIVLGNPVTAVNFFGMMLAIFGVLLYNKAKYDANQAKKKAASLPSYIAHKEDVNLLLKYDDDHHNTVISKLYPASVPKKNGYVRLHQMMNGSPNLQNV, encoded by the exons atggCAAGCGATTCCCAAGCAAGAGAAATCTTATATGTTGTTTTGTTATGTTTCGTTTGGTATGGTGTGAGCTCTGGAAACGGGGTAATActcaaaacagttttaaatgattttccgTATCCAATAACAGTTACTATGGTGCAACTTCTCACTGCTACTGTGCTGTCTGGACCTTTATTTAGCCTTTGGGGTATTCGAACTGCTATTGACATAAATAGGACTTACTATTGGAAATTAATTGTGCCTTTGGCATTTGGCAAATTTTTTGCTTCTGTGTCATCTCATGTCAGTATTTGGAAAGTGCCTGTATCTTATGCACACACTG ttAAAGCAACCATGCCTCTTTTCACAGTTATTCTTTCTAgaattatattgaatgaaaaacaaacaacaaaG GTGTATCTTTCACTGATACCTATTGTAATTGGAGTGTTAATTGCTACAGCTTCAGAAATATCTTTCGACATGATTGGTTTAATAAGTGCATTATTAGCTACCATGGGTTTCTCTCTACagcatacattttccaaaaag GTTCTCTGTGAAACCAATATTCATCATTTACGTCTTCTTCATATACTTGCTAGACTAGCTTTCCTATTTTTTATGCCAGTTTGGCTAatatatgattttagaaaaattatgcgCGATGATGATTTG tttCAACAAAAGGACAAATTTACAATCTATTTCCTATTGTTTGCGGATGGCCTATGCAATTTTGCACAAAACATAGTAGCATTCAGTTTGATATCTTTGGTGTCACCACTCACATATTCTGTGTGCAATACTGCAAAAAGAATATCAGTTATTGCAGTATCACTCATAGTTCTTGGAAATCCAGTGACAGCAGTAAATTTCTTCGGAATGATGCTTGCTATATTTGGCGTACTTCTGTATAACAAA GCTAAATATGATGCTAATCAAGCAAAGAAGAAGGCAGCTTCTTTGCCATCCTATATTGCTCACAAAGAAGATGTGAATCTACTATTGAAGTATGATGATGATCATCATAATACTGTGATAAGCAAACTGTATCCAGCATCTGTGCCAAAGAAAAATGGATATGTTCGTTTGCATCAAATGATGAATGGCTCTCCAAATTTACAGAATGTTTGA